A genomic stretch from Puntigrus tetrazona isolate hp1 chromosome 6, ASM1883169v1, whole genome shotgun sequence includes:
- the bmpr2a gene encoding bone morphogenetic protein receptor type-2a: protein MAVEGRITILHVGLIAMVVLLGPVAAAQSEQRECAYTEKPHGEGRVFLENSTIRCTHGAHCFGLWVKKNNEILLEKQGCWTNVGEHQECYDHCVVTSPPSMAKNGTLRFCCCKKDMCNLNFTEDFPPPSPTTVQPLHSRHLYKEEVIAVALATVFMVAVLVILLFFGYRMLRGRGKHSLHSLDILETALSPPSLDLDNLVLLELIGRGRYGTVYRGSLEDQSVAVKVFVSSNRQQFTNERMIYRLLLDHKNVARFLESEERVGTEGRTEFLLLLEFYPHGSLCTYLSGRTVDWLSCCRLALSVTRGLAYLHTEIQRGDVYKPAVSHRDLNSRNVLVKTDGSCVISDFGLSMILTGKRPPGHGEEDNSAISEVGTVRYMAPEVLEGAVNLRDCESALKQVDVYALGLLYWETFMRCADLFPGETVPAFQMAFQAEVGNHPTIEDMQALVSREKERPKFPEAWKENSLTVHSLKETMEDCWDQDAEARLTAQCAEERLAELLLIWDREKSVSPALNPSTALFNHRNFSAGRQLPKVGSFLEHSSTNTEDHESADKPLHNDTSMDTPSVGGSNPSEKNRNCINYEWQQAQSRQSGTDSSSPTPVSESCNATQPPPVGNSVPPCAQLTQEDLEIPKLDPSEVQRNLRESSDESLMEHSQKQFCSPETSTSHGPLYPLMKIASDVSGSQGSARVTDAPITILPKQQNVPKRPSSLSLHAKPSGKTPALSSSSLRMKFGKLGKSNLKKVEMGVAKASAVRAAHEVRPITVANNDAAAAVSKYSAGATPESAGNAASAADVLWKGAVSSEDLTFGLLNTSPDEQEPLLRREAHPDNANNNNSNNNNGEGEGDGDTEGGGEGGENSENVGPTGDAPSASTVEPVALPGPCPAPTVALPQAQTQAQTQGEALLRQNRVRRPERPNSLDLSITTLPLLGGKSAGDMTEGSGDKIKKRVKTPYALKKWRPASWVITTDTLDAEVNNNSRHGGPGQNQNQAGTSRPKSASAVYLGGLGGSRFSDPNDCDF, encoded by the exons atggcAGTTGAAGGCCGAATAACAATTCTTCACGTTGGACTGATTGCCATGGTGGTTCTTCTGGGTCCCGTGGCTG cTGCACAGAGTGAACAGAGGGAGTGCGCGTACACAGAAAAGCCGCATGGAGAGGGACGTGTCTTTCTTGAGAACTCCACCATTCGCTGCACTCATGGAGCTCACTGCTTTGGACTCTGGGTGAAGAAGAATAATGAAATTCTGCTAGAGAAGCAAG GTTGCTGGACAAATGTGGGTGAGCATCAGGAGTGCTATGACCACTGCGTGGTGACCAGCCCACCGTCAATGGCCAAGAATGGAACGCTTCGAttctgctgctgcaaaaaagaCATGTGCAACCTGAACTTTACTGAGGACTTCCCACCGCCTTCCCCCACCACCGTACAGCCTctcc ATTCCCGCCATCTTTACAAAGAGGAAGTCATAGCTGTCGCGTTAGCAACTGTCTTCATGGTTGCCGTCCTCGTCATTCTGCTTTTTTTCGGCTACCGCATGCTAAGAG GACGTGGTAAACACTCTCTGCATAGCTTGGATATACTGGAGACTGCGCTTTCCCCTCCTTCTCTGGATTTGGACAACCTAGTCCTGCTGGAG CTGATTGGCCGCGGCCGGTATGGAACAGTGTATCGCGGTTCACTGGAAGACCAATCTGTGGCAGTGAAAGTTTTCGTTTCTTCTAACCGGCAGCAGTTTACTAATGAGCGTATGATTTATCGCCTCCTCCTGGATCATAAGAACGTAGCTCGCTTCTTAGAGAGCGAGGAGCGAGTCGGTACAGAAGGCCGGACAGAGTTTCTCCTCTTGCTGGAGTTTTACCCGCAT GGCTCTCTGTGCACGTATCTGAGCGGGCGGACTGTGGACTGGCTGAGCTGCTGTCGTTTGGCTCTGTCTGTCACCAGAGGGTTGGCGTACCTGCACACAGAGATACAGAGAGGGG ATGTGTATAAACCGGCCGTGTCCCATCGGGATCTGAACAGTAGGAATGTGCTGGTGAAGACAGATGGCTCATGCGTGATCAGTGATTTTGGACTGTCCATGATTCTGACTGGAAAGAGACCGCCCGGGCATGGAGAAGAGGACAACAGTGCCATCAGCGAG GTAGGTACAGTGCGATACATGGCTCCAGAAGTGTTAGAAGGGGCAGTGAACCTGAGGGATTGTGAGTCAGCGCTGAAACAAGTGGATGTTTATGCGCTGGGTTTGCTTTACTGGGAGACCTTCATGCGGTGTGCGGACCTCTTCCCAG GTGAGACAGTTCCAGCATTTCAGATGGCTTTTCAGGCAGAGGTGGGTAATCACCCTACCATAGAAGACATGCAGGCACTTGTGTCCCGAGAAAAAGAAAGACCCAAATTCCCAGAGGCCTGGAAAGAAAATAGCCTG ACGGTGCACTCTCTTAAAGAGACAATGGAGGACTGCTGGGATCAGGACGCTGAAGCCCGGCTGACGGCACAGTGTGCAGAGGAGAGACTTGCTGAACTGCTCCTTATCTGGGACAGGGAAAAATCAGTCAGTCCTGCTCTCAACCCCAGCACTGCACTGTTTAATCACAG GAACTTCTCTGCTGGTAGGCAGTTGCCTAAGGTGGGTTCTTTCCTTGAACACTCATCTACAAACACTGAAGACCACGAGAGCGCTGATAAACCCCTCCACAATGACACATCAATGGACACACCCTCAGTGGGTGGGTCTAACCCTTCAGAGAAGAACAGGAACTGCATCAACTACGAGTGGCAGCAGGCCCAATCACGGCAGTCTGGGACAGATAGCTCCTCCCCCACTCCTGTCTCAGAGTCCTGCAATGCCACACAGCCTCCACCAGTGGGCAACAGTGTCCCTCCCTGTGCACAGCTGACCCAGGAAGACCTGGAGATACCAAAACTGGACCCAAGTGAAGTCCAGAGGAACTTGAGAGAGAGCTCCGACGAGAGCCTGATGGAGCATTCGCAAAAGCAGTTCTGCTCTCCAGAAACATCAACCTCGCATGGCCCTCTCTACCCCCTCATGAAGATAGCTTCTGACGTTTCAGGGTCACAGGGTTCTGCTCGGGTTACTGACGCCCCAATAACCATCCTACCTAAGCAGCAGAACGTTCCTAAGAGGCCGAGCAGCCTAAGTCTCCATGCTAAGCCTTCTGGGAAAACACCGGCCTTGTCGTCTTCATCTCTACGGATGAAGTTTGGGAAACTCGGAAAGTCGAATTTGAAGAAAGTCGAGATGGGTGTTGCTAAAGCCAGTGCGGTCAGAGCAGCACATGAGGTTAGGCCGATTACCGTCGCCAATAATGATGCTGCGGCAGCAGTGAGTAAATATTCAGCCGGAGCAACACCTGAGTCAGCAGGAAATGCAGCCAGCGCTGCTGATGTCCTTTGGAAGGGCGCCGTGAGTTCAGAGGACTTGACCTTCGGCCTCTTGAACACTAGCCCTGACGAGCAAGAGCCTCTACTTAGAAGAGAGGCGCATCCTGACAATgcgaacaacaacaacagcaataataataatggtgaGGGAGAGGGCGATGGAGACACCGAGGGCGgaggagagggaggagagaaCAGTGAGAATGTTGGTCCAACAGGAGATGCTCCATCAGCTTCTACCGTGGAGCCCGTTGCGCTGCCCGGCCCGTGTCCTGCCCCAACCGTGGCTCTACCACAGGCCCAAACCCAAGCTCAGACACAAGGAGAGGCCCTGCTCAGACAGAACCGTGTGCGCAGACCTGAGAGACCCAACTCTCTGGATCTGTCCATCACCACACTGCCATTACTTG GAGGCAAGTCTGCCGGTGACATGACGGAGGGATCAGGAGATAAAATCAAGAAGCGAGTGAAGACGCCGTACGCTCTGAAGAAGTGGCGTCCTGCCAGCTGGGTTATCACCACAGATACACTGGACGCTGAAGTCAACAACAACAGTCGTCACGGAGGACCCGGTCAGAACCAGAATCAGGCCGGTACCAGCAGACCGAAATCAGCCTCTGCCGTTTATCTAGGCGGTCTGGGAGGATCTCGCTTCTCAGATCCCAATGACTGTGACTTTTGA
- the fam117ba gene encoding protein FAM117B, whose product MRDKATQTPRAWVDERRRGSHKRSASCGSTDQLKEIAKLRQQLQRSKRSSRHRRDKDRKSPFNGNHAIIQSQSQMPKTILIPIPISKSTPPRFRNSIEGLNQEIERIIIRDTVERDEIIVPQDVPDGHRAPPPLPQRSSSTRSIDTQTPSNGGLGSNRSNSSSRADSVSPSYLSILNDTVGNSPLDDTLNESKERDLGPWSPLPKYASSPKPNNSYMFKREPPEGCERVKAFEENQPRPLQEIPPYLCPDRNKVNFIPKSGSAFCLVSILKPLLPTQELNFRSGVGYRSISPSLVPLGGVAVRSLSPSMGPVLSRGRQSPCLPRHLEEPEG is encoded by the exons ATGAGGGACAAGGCCACCCAG aCCCCTAGGGCCTGGGTAGATGAGCGGAGGAGAGGCTCTCATAAGCGCTCGGCTTCCTGCGGCAGCACTGACCAGCTGAAAGAA ATTGCAAAATTGCGACAACAACTCCAGCGGAGCAAACGCAGCAGCCGCCACCGTCGGGACAAAGACCGCAAATCCCCCTTTAATGGCAACCATGCCATCATCCAGTCACAG tcTCAGATGCCTAAAACCATCCTGATTCCCATCCCCATCTCTAAGTCCACACCTCCCAGATTTCGGAACAGCATAGAGGGGCTCAACCAGGAGATTGAACGCATCATCATACGGGATACCGTGGAGAGAGATGAGATCATAGTA cCACAGGATGTTCCCGACGGGCACCGCGCGCCCCCACCCCTCCCCCAGCGCAGCAGCAGCACACGCAGTATTGACACGCAGACGCCCTCCAACGGCGGCCTGGGCAGTAACCGTAGCAACAGCAGCAGCCGGGCCGACTCTGTGTCGCCCTCGTACCTCAGCATCCTCAACGACACCGTCGGAAACAGCCCGCTCGACGACACGCTCAACGAGAGCAAAGAAAGAG ACTTAGGACCTTGGTCTCCTCTGCCCAAATACGCTTCATCTCCAAAGCCCAACAACAGCTATATGTTCAAACGTGAGCCTCCGGAGGGCTGCGAGAGAGTTAAAGCTTTTGAAGAAAATCA GCCAAGGCCTCTCCAAGAGATTCCTCCTTATCTCTGCCCCGACAGAAACAAGGTGAACTTCATTCCCAAAAGCGGCTCTGCTTTCTGCTTGGTGAGCATCTTGAAGCCTCTGCTGCCCACCCAGGAGCTGAACTTCCGTAGCGGGGTGGGATACCGCAGCATCTCCCCCTCCCTGGTGCCTCTGGGTGGGGTCGCGGTGAGGAGCCTGTCCCCCTCCATGGGTCCAGTCTTGTCCCGTGGACGTCAGTCCCCATGCCTTCCACGACATCTTGAGGAGCCAGAAGGTTAA
- the ical1 gene encoding islet cell autoantigen 1-like isoform X1, with protein sequence MDSYGFSSDMFSGRAVLGEDSSVMARMQKKFWKTKQVLIKATGKKEDEHVVASDADLDAKLEFFRSVQSTCTELLKVIEKYQQRITHLSQEENELGLFLRFQAEHDKTKAGSMMDATSKALCCSAKQRLALCPPLHRLEQEVETFRRRAIADTLLTMSRMEKARTEYRGALLWMKDVSQELDPDTYKQLEKFRKVQAQVRGTKVHFDKLKNDVCQKVDMLGASRCNMLSHSLCTYQTTLLQYWEKTAHVMSGIHEAFKGYVPYQFTTLKELRDPLDQIVSMQTTEDSKDEEKKTHPDNLVSLEDEQLGESSDTVSTRAVDGQSRGSDSSLCASLDSALIEHLGPTGGDSTDDDLLLLTPEPGPTPSLTPSLTPTLHPSMSVMQTQILQEASVPSAIQWGVGVSHEEKQDTLPSSLSPEIVGRDLLSEALDSAGLKEEEGERSDLAFLQDLLSPGAAGGTSEFSKAWQDAFGCFEAPPAPVAAPSPPAETTNTPAGFLPSQLLDHSLSATGWTTPPMFQALPLQPPSSGGQPAQNSPHSSATAPKGNSRDMSAWFNLFADLDPLSNPDAIGRSDQEFLNA encoded by the exons ATGGACAGCTATGG GTTCTCCAGTGATATGTTCAGTGGGCGAGCAGTTCTGGGGGAGGACAGTTCGGTCATGGCCCGGATGCAGAAGAAGTTCTGGAAGACCAAGCAGGTTCTGATCAAGGCCACAGGGAAGAAAGAAGATGAGCATGTGGTGGCATCTGACGCAGATCTTGATGCCAAGTTGGAG TTTTTCCGTTCAGTCCAGAGCACTTGCACAGAACTCCTGAAAGTGATTGAGAAATACCAGCAAAGAATCACAC ACCTCTCTCAAGAGGAGAATGAGCTCGGACTGTTCTTGCGCTTCCAGGCAGAGcatgataaaacaaaagcagGCAGTATGATGGACGCCACCAGTAAAGCCCTCTGCTGTTCTGCCAAGCAAAG GTTGGCGCTGTGCCCCCCTCTCCATCGTttggaacaggaagtggagacGTTCCGGAGGAGAGCCATCGCAGACACCCTGCTGACCATGAGCCGGATGGAGAAAGCCCGTACTGAGTACCGTGGAGCTCTGCTCTGGATGAAGGACGTCTCGCAAGAACTGGATCCTGATACTTACAAACAACTGGAAAAATTTCGCAAG GTTCAGGCCCAGGTCAGAGGAACAAAAGTGCATTTCGATAAGCTGAAGAATGATGTGTGTCAGAAAGTGGACATGCTGGGCGCCAGTCGCTGCAACATGCTTTCACATTCCTTATGTACTTACCag acaACGCTCTTACAGTACTGGGAGAAGACTGCGCACGTGATGTCTGGCATCCATGAGGCCTTCAAAGGATATGTACCCTACCAGTTCACTACCCTTAAA GAATTAAGGGACCCATTGGACCAGATTGTCTCCATGCAGACGACAGAGGACAGCAAAGACGAGGAAAAGAAGACGCACCCAGACAA TCTTGTTTCACTTGAAGATGAACAGCTGGGTGAATCATCCGATACTG TTTCTACTCGTGCAGTAGACGGACAAAGTAGAGGATCCGACAGTTCTTTGTGTGCCAGTCTGGACTCTG CATTGATCGAACATTTAGGTCCTACTGGTGGAGATAGCACAGATGACGACCTCCTATTATTGACCCCTGAGCCTGGCCCGACCCCTTCTCTCACTCCATCCTTGACCCCAACCCTACACCCGTCCATGTCCGTTATGCAGACTCAGATACTGCAGGAGGCCTCGGTGCCTTCTGCTATTCAGTGGGGTGTAGGCGTATCACATGAGGAAAAGCAAGACACTTTACCCAGCAGTCTATCACCTGAAATAG TAGGCAGGGATCTGTTGTCTGAGGCTCTAGACTCTGCGGGGTTGAAAgaagaggagggagagagaagtGACCTGGCCTTCCTGCAGGATCTGCTGAGTCCTGGGGCTGCGGGTGGCACCAGTGAGTTCAGTAAGGCATGGCAGGACGCTTTCGGCTGTTTTGAGGCCCCTCCTGCTCCTGTTGCTGCTCCTTCACCGCCAGCAGAAACGACAAACACACCCGCTGGCTTCCTGCCATCACAGCTCCTGGACCATAGCCTTAGCGCCACAG GATGGACGACTCCGCCTATGTTTCAAGCCCTGCCCCTCCAGCCACCTTCCAGTGGAGGACAGCCTGCCCAGAATAGTCCACACTCATCTGCCACGG caCCTAAGGGAAACTCCAGGGACATGTCTGCCTGGTTTAACCTCTTTGCAGATTTGGACCCTCTGTCCAACCCAGACGCTATTGGACGCAGTGATCAGGAGTTCCTCAATGCCTGA
- the ical1 gene encoding islet cell autoantigen 1-like isoform X2, whose translation MDSYGFSSDMFSGRAVLGEDSSVMARMQKKFWKTKQVLIKATGKKEDEHVVASDADLDAKLEFFRSVQSTCTELLKVIEKYQQRITHLSQEENELGLFLRFQAEHDKTKAGSMMDATSKALCCSAKQRLALCPPLHRLEQEVETFRRRAIADTLLTMSRMEKARTEYRGALLWMKDVSQELDPDTYKQLEKFRKVQAQVRGTKVHFDKLKNDVCQKVDMLGASRCNMLSHSLCTYQTTLLQYWEKTAHVMSGIHEAFKGYVPYQFTTLKELRDPLDQIVSMQTTEDSKDEEKKTHPDNLVSLEDEQLGESSDTVSTRAVDGQSRGSDSSLCASLDSVGRDLLSEALDSAGLKEEEGERSDLAFLQDLLSPGAAGGTSEFSKAWQDAFGCFEAPPAPVAAPSPPAETTNTPAGFLPSQLLDHSLSATGWTTPPMFQALPLQPPSSGGQPAQNSPHSSATAPKGNSRDMSAWFNLFADLDPLSNPDAIGRSDQEFLNA comes from the exons ATGGACAGCTATGG GTTCTCCAGTGATATGTTCAGTGGGCGAGCAGTTCTGGGGGAGGACAGTTCGGTCATGGCCCGGATGCAGAAGAAGTTCTGGAAGACCAAGCAGGTTCTGATCAAGGCCACAGGGAAGAAAGAAGATGAGCATGTGGTGGCATCTGACGCAGATCTTGATGCCAAGTTGGAG TTTTTCCGTTCAGTCCAGAGCACTTGCACAGAACTCCTGAAAGTGATTGAGAAATACCAGCAAAGAATCACAC ACCTCTCTCAAGAGGAGAATGAGCTCGGACTGTTCTTGCGCTTCCAGGCAGAGcatgataaaacaaaagcagGCAGTATGATGGACGCCACCAGTAAAGCCCTCTGCTGTTCTGCCAAGCAAAG GTTGGCGCTGTGCCCCCCTCTCCATCGTttggaacaggaagtggagacGTTCCGGAGGAGAGCCATCGCAGACACCCTGCTGACCATGAGCCGGATGGAGAAAGCCCGTACTGAGTACCGTGGAGCTCTGCTCTGGATGAAGGACGTCTCGCAAGAACTGGATCCTGATACTTACAAACAACTGGAAAAATTTCGCAAG GTTCAGGCCCAGGTCAGAGGAACAAAAGTGCATTTCGATAAGCTGAAGAATGATGTGTGTCAGAAAGTGGACATGCTGGGCGCCAGTCGCTGCAACATGCTTTCACATTCCTTATGTACTTACCag acaACGCTCTTACAGTACTGGGAGAAGACTGCGCACGTGATGTCTGGCATCCATGAGGCCTTCAAAGGATATGTACCCTACCAGTTCACTACCCTTAAA GAATTAAGGGACCCATTGGACCAGATTGTCTCCATGCAGACGACAGAGGACAGCAAAGACGAGGAAAAGAAGACGCACCCAGACAA TCTTGTTTCACTTGAAGATGAACAGCTGGGTGAATCATCCGATACTG TTTCTACTCGTGCAGTAGACGGACAAAGTAGAGGATCCGACAGTTCTTTGTGTGCCAGTCTGGACTCTG TAGGCAGGGATCTGTTGTCTGAGGCTCTAGACTCTGCGGGGTTGAAAgaagaggagggagagagaagtGACCTGGCCTTCCTGCAGGATCTGCTGAGTCCTGGGGCTGCGGGTGGCACCAGTGAGTTCAGTAAGGCATGGCAGGACGCTTTCGGCTGTTTTGAGGCCCCTCCTGCTCCTGTTGCTGCTCCTTCACCGCCAGCAGAAACGACAAACACACCCGCTGGCTTCCTGCCATCACAGCTCCTGGACCATAGCCTTAGCGCCACAG GATGGACGACTCCGCCTATGTTTCAAGCCCTGCCCCTCCAGCCACCTTCCAGTGGAGGACAGCCTGCCCAGAATAGTCCACACTCATCTGCCACGG caCCTAAGGGAAACTCCAGGGACATGTCTGCCTGGTTTAACCTCTTTGCAGATTTGGACCCTCTGTCCAACCCAGACGCTATTGGACGCAGTGATCAGGAGTTCCTCAATGCCTGA